Part of the Labrus bergylta chromosome 19, fLabBer1.1, whole genome shotgun sequence genome, TCATACTAATTAGGGCTGATACAGATATCAATATTGGGAAGAAAATCTGATACAGATacatcggccgatatctttcttacgTCTATGAagtctgtagagatagataggtatacacatttattgcgttgatcgCTAATAAGCGATTGAACGCTTGTGGAAAGGATatataacaaagacaagaaggtcactcaactggaaagtaactgcccATGTTCATGCATCACCTCTTAACACTCGGGAGAGTGATGATGtctgttgtaatccatatagcgccctctgctggtgaaagagaactgcttgtgtaatacaatgaaactcaaattaaacgctgtttgactggtgaataaatcgagtaatatcggcgcatatctgtgataaaattagccgacaCTGATAGTCACTAGATAAGCTAATAacggccgatattatcagctggccgattaatcggtctggagattgtatcattttaaaacacatggaaaaggaTCGAAGGATGTAACAAACTTAGTCTTTCCTGCCCACATTAAAGAATACTACTACTTAATACTTTCAATGCCGTTTGTCTTCTTGTcatgaggaggagaaaaaaactaCTAGAACAAAAACCTAGTGTACAGGTGAAGCATGGACAGAGGAAGACGTCGTCACATTAAGGATCTGACCTGACCTCTGCTTTCCTCTCTTGGGGAATAAAGTTTCATCGTCGCTCCTGGTTTTAAAAATAAGCTCAAAATTCATGTTAATACAATCCAAGCGTTTTATGTCTCTGTACATATGTGCATCGcatcgttctttttttttttttacgaatgTGTGTAAAGCATGTTAAATGAAACGACACTTCAGGTGGAGGCGACCAGATTCTGACCAAGTTCTGAAGCTGTGTTCAAAAGCAAAGTGCTGCAGACTAAGTTTACCTTCACTTTGATGTTATCTGGAGTCGACAAGCTGCTGTGTGGACGTGACAGACAGGAGGATGGTAGGAAAAACTATACACAAGAATTAAACATCTGCACGTGTTTGTAATGTTTCTAACCAGCTGGTTTGGTTCATGCactttgtttcagtgtgttgagCAGCAGACTGTGCagaaggtgagtgtgtgtgtgtgtgtgtgtgtgtgtgtatgcaggtttcctttctgtttATGTCTGTCACATAGGACTCAGGATaggatcagtgtgtgtttgatgtacCTACAGACCCTCCTCACTGCAGTCGGAGCAGCTGTGTCCAtcactgtcctcctcctcctcctcctctcatagACTCACTCTCCTGTGGTGCTGCTTGGTGAAGCTCTCCTGCCTCTCCTTGCCGACCCCTCCCTCCTGTAACTCCTCATTCTTCTCGTTCTGCTGTGGGGGCGTGTCCTCCCTCTGACGCTCCTCCCTCACCACCACAATGCTTAGCGGTCTCTCGCCATGCTTCCTCTCGCGCTCCTCCCCAAGCGCGCTCCCTCCGTCGCTCAGCTCCCCCAGGTGCTCCACAGAGTCACACTTCTCCAGGTCGGAGGCGATGGTCTGCAGGCTGATGACCGACATGCAGTCCGACCCTGCATGCTCCACCTCCTGACGCTCCCTCTGGCCCCACCCGCTCTCCCTGTGACGCTCCACCCACAGCCGAGTTTTCTCTCCGTCCGCCCAGTCGCTCTCTATCCCTCCGACCCCGCCCACACAGCTGCCGACCTGCACAGCGCTCGCCGCTCTGACCTCAGCCTCGGCTCCTACAGGGGAGCTCCGCCCCCCGCAGACGGCagggcgccccctgctggccatgaCCCGCCCCCTCTGAGCGTGGATCTGCTCACTGATCTGCTCCAGGTTCCTCAGAGCCACAGAGTAACGCGTCTTCACCTTCGACACCTGCTCCTCCAGCTGCACCACTTTGGCCTTGTGTTCctgaaagagaggaaacagCCGGTTAGAAACGCTCACACTTGATCCCGTGCCTTTCCTTCTTTAAGTTCAAAAGTTGAATCCGTTTTCTTTTACCATTTTGGttatgtgtatttgtatttctttgtaagATAAGAAACACGTCACCGGGTGCTCTCACCTCCAGGATGTGGTTAAACTGAGCCTTGAGTTCAAAGTAGGGTTTGGATTTGAGGATGACCTTCTTCAGGGTTTTCTGCAGAGTCTGGACTCGAGCCTCGGCGTCCTGACAGAGCTGAGTGACCCGCTGGTGCTCCCGTTCGCTGCGGAGACGCTCCTCCTCCGCCTCGTTCACCTGAGCAggacatgaaacacaaacatgtcgACCATGGAGATGCAACGATTGAAAAAACCAGAGCCGAGATTATGGATTTTCAAATGAAGACAACCGCAACTTCAAATTTAGTCATCTTACGACCAAACCATCAGTAGACTCCCGGTCGTGTACCTTGGCGGTGGCGTGGTTGAGCATCTCCTGCCATGTCGGGTCCATGGTGTTCCTGTCTGCTAACAGACCCTGCTCTGCTACATACACCATCTCTCTGGCTGCAGTGTGCATGGACACCGCTCGCTCATACCTCAGAGCCGCCTTCTGCGTCTCCTGCTGCGCCTGAGGGAACCAAAAGACAcgaccatttaaaaaaaaaagaacaagggCTGCACACACCTCGTGTCCCTTGAAAAGCCCTTTATAA contains:
- the sh3bp5lb gene encoding SH3 domain-binding protein 5-like, which produces MEPGTSRETPTAAGVPNPACLREETPGEEAKGGSGSTGMLQRRGVKGDTEEEAKEQEEGDEDAWSRNRTGGEEEDAAKYEEELDPRIQEELEHLNQASDEINKLELQLDEARSSYRRILTDSARKLNGQGSQLGACIEKARPYYEARRLAKEAQQETQKAALRYERAVSMHTAAREMVYVAEQGLLADRNTMDPTWQEMLNHATAKVNEAEEERLRSEREHQRVTQLCQDAEARVQTLQKTLKKVILKSKPYFELKAQFNHILEEHKAKVVQLEEQVSKVKTRYSVALRNLEQISEQIHAQRGRVMASRGRPAVCGGRSSPVGAEAEVRAASAVQVGSCVGGVGGIESDWADGEKTRLWVERHRESGWGQRERQEVEHAGSDCMSVISLQTIASDLEKCDSVEHLGELSDGGSALGEERERKHGERPLSIVVVREERQREDTPPQQNEKNEELQEGGVGKERQESFTKQHHRRVSL